In one Cupriavidus taiwanensis genomic region, the following are encoded:
- a CDS encoding transporter, producing the protein MRKLRTAFRPGMRSALRRSAAGAALLLGAAPALAIDVDAGDYTALPAGTNLGLLYYQHVERDKLYAGGQRIAGGNLDSDIGIVRYVRFMEIGGYTVDPQFLLPFGKLRATDNLSALGSASGVGDLMLAATVWLVNQPEKKRYFGITPFLFVPVGSYDKDRPLNLGEHRWKFALQAGYITPLVDKFTLELVADVTFFGSNDKFGPTAATLRQDPLFQGQAWLRYHLTDSFDIRGGLSYASGGESKVNGVSRNDHTNTSKFSVGMAWFPMPTVQVLGTYGRDISVRNGPREGSRFNLRLLKVF; encoded by the coding sequence ATGAGGAAGCTACGGACGGCATTCCGCCCGGGGATGCGCTCGGCCCTGCGCCGCAGCGCGGCCGGCGCGGCGCTGCTGCTTGGCGCGGCGCCGGCGCTGGCGATCGACGTGGATGCAGGCGACTACACCGCACTGCCGGCAGGCACCAATCTTGGCCTGCTGTACTACCAGCACGTCGAGCGCGACAAGCTCTACGCCGGCGGCCAGCGCATCGCCGGCGGCAACCTGGATTCGGATATCGGCATCGTGCGCTATGTGCGCTTCATGGAGATCGGTGGCTACACCGTCGACCCGCAGTTCCTGCTGCCGTTCGGCAAGCTGCGCGCGACCGATAACCTCAGCGCGCTTGGCAGCGCCAGCGGCGTGGGTGACCTGATGCTGGCCGCCACGGTCTGGCTGGTGAACCAGCCGGAAAAGAAGCGCTATTTCGGCATCACGCCCTTCCTGTTCGTGCCGGTGGGCAGCTACGACAAGGACCGGCCGCTGAACCTGGGCGAGCATCGCTGGAAGTTCGCGCTGCAGGCGGGCTATATCACCCCGCTGGTCGACAAGTTCACGCTGGAACTGGTCGCCGACGTGACCTTCTTCGGCAGCAACGATAAATTCGGCCCGACCGCTGCCACGCTCCGGCAGGATCCGCTGTTCCAGGGGCAGGCATGGCTGCGCTACCACCTGACCGACAGCTTCGACATCCGCGGCGGGCTGTCATACGCGAGCGGCGGCGAAAGCAAGGTGAACGGCGTATCGCGTAATGACCACACCAATACGTCCAAGTTCTCCGTAGGCATGGCGTGGTTTCCCATGCCTACGGTTCAGGTGCTCGGCACCTATGGACGAGACATCTCGGTACGCAATGGCCCGCGGGAGGGCAGCCGTTTCAACCTTCGTTTGCTCAAGGTGTTCTGA
- a CDS encoding PQQ-dependent dehydrogenase, methanol/ethanol family: MAGRKQCGAGGHARTLAAVALALVALPSAGALAADAADVAAGSRAKSLAAHKIRAATTRIDGAAIRANEASTPNWPTYGLDYAETRFSKLDQIHSGNVGSLGLAWSYDLESTRGVEATPLVVDGVMYVTAPWSVVHAIDARTGRKLWSYDPKVPREMAYKGCCDVVNRGVALHKGKVYVGAFDGRLIAIDAATGKKVWEQDTIVDRSHSYTITGAPRVYKGKVIIGNGGAEYGARGYITAYDAETGAQQWRWFTVPGDPSRPFENEAMARAAGTWDPAGKYWVNGGGGTVWNTMAFDPDLNLMYIGTGNAGPWSRKVRSPKGGDNLYVASVVALNPDTGEYVWHYQETPGDNWDYTSTQDIILADLKIDGRLRKVLLHAPKNGFFFVVDRTDGKFISAKNFVDVNWASGYDKNGRPIETPQADTSGRPVDAVPGPFGAHNWHAMSYNPRLRLAYIPAQHVPLTLADNKHWVHNQKDSPEAHRGVGWNLGMLVNAEPPKSKPMGRLIAWDPVRQKAVWQQDYTGPWNGGTLTTAGELVFQGTADGRFIAYHAATGEKLWETPTGTGVVAPPVTYMVDGKQYVSIAVGWGGVFGLSTRATDRKAPGTVYTFAIGGKAKAPPSAPYPMAELLQGVKYDPGHVQEGQKLYVNNCVFCHGVPGVDKGGNIPNLAYVGSGLIQNLDKIVFNGPYVGQGMPDFPGKLSAEDVIKIQAFIQGTADAVRPKKLTD, translated from the coding sequence ATGGCAGGACGCAAACAATGCGGGGCGGGCGGGCATGCGCGCACTCTGGCCGCGGTGGCGCTGGCGCTGGTGGCACTGCCCTCTGCGGGCGCGCTTGCGGCGGATGCAGCGGATGTAGCGGCTGGCAGCCGGGCGAAGTCGCTCGCCGCGCATAAAATCCGCGCGGCCACGACGCGCATCGATGGCGCAGCGATTCGCGCCAATGAGGCCAGCACCCCGAACTGGCCTACCTACGGGCTGGATTACGCGGAAACGCGTTTCAGCAAGCTCGACCAGATTCACAGCGGCAACGTCGGAAGCCTCGGCCTGGCCTGGTCCTATGACCTGGAATCGACGCGCGGTGTCGAGGCCACGCCGCTGGTAGTGGACGGCGTGATGTATGTCACGGCGCCGTGGAGCGTGGTCCACGCCATCGACGCGCGCACCGGCAGGAAGTTGTGGAGCTACGATCCCAAGGTGCCGCGCGAGATGGCCTACAAGGGCTGCTGCGACGTCGTCAACCGCGGCGTCGCGCTGCATAAGGGGAAGGTCTATGTCGGCGCGTTCGACGGCAGGCTGATAGCCATCGACGCCGCCACCGGCAAGAAGGTCTGGGAGCAGGACACCATCGTCGACCGCAGCCATTCCTACACCATCACCGGCGCGCCGCGCGTGTACAAGGGCAAGGTCATCATCGGCAATGGAGGCGCAGAATATGGCGCACGCGGCTATATCACCGCCTACGACGCCGAGACCGGCGCCCAGCAGTGGCGCTGGTTTACGGTGCCGGGCGACCCGTCCAGGCCATTCGAGAACGAAGCCATGGCTCGCGCGGCCGGCACCTGGGATCCCGCCGGCAAGTACTGGGTCAACGGCGGCGGCGGCACGGTGTGGAACACCATGGCCTTCGACCCCGATCTCAACCTGATGTACATCGGCACCGGCAATGCCGGTCCCTGGAGCCGCAAGGTGCGCAGTCCCAAGGGCGGCGACAACCTCTATGTGGCCTCGGTGGTGGCACTGAACCCGGACACCGGCGAGTACGTCTGGCACTACCAGGAAACGCCGGGGGACAACTGGGACTACACCTCGACCCAGGACATCATCCTGGCCGACCTGAAAATCGACGGCAGGCTGCGCAAGGTGCTGCTGCACGCGCCCAAGAACGGCTTCTTCTTCGTGGTCGACCGCACCGACGGCAAGTTCATCTCGGCAAAGAACTTCGTCGATGTCAACTGGGCATCTGGCTATGACAAGAATGGACGTCCGATCGAGACGCCGCAGGCGGACACTTCGGGCAGGCCGGTCGATGCCGTGCCCGGACCCTTCGGCGCGCACAACTGGCATGCCATGTCATACAACCCGCGCCTGCGCCTGGCTTATATCCCGGCGCAGCACGTACCGCTGACCCTGGCCGACAACAAGCACTGGGTGCATAACCAGAAGGACTCGCCGGAAGCGCACCGCGGAGTGGGCTGGAACCTCGGCATGCTGGTCAACGCCGAGCCGCCGAAAAGCAAGCCGATGGGACGGCTGATCGCCTGGGACCCGGTCCGGCAGAAGGCGGTCTGGCAGCAGGACTACACCGGACCGTGGAACGGCGGCACGCTGACCACCGCCGGAGAACTGGTGTTCCAGGGCACCGCCGACGGCCGCTTCATCGCCTACCATGCGGCGACCGGCGAGAAGCTGTGGGAGACCCCGACCGGCACCGGGGTGGTGGCGCCGCCGGTCACCTACATGGTCGACGGCAAGCAATATGTGTCGATCGCGGTGGGCTGGGGCGGCGTGTTCGGCCTGAGCACTCGCGCCACCGACCGCAAGGCGCCCGGCACGGTCTACACCTTTGCCATCGGCGGCAAGGCCAAGGCTCCGCCGTCCGCTCCGTATCCGATGGCCGAGTTGCTGCAGGGCGTAAAGTACGATCCCGGCCATGTGCAGGAAGGGCAGAAGCTGTACGTCAACAACTGCGTGTTCTGCCATGGCGTGCCGGGTGTGGACAAGGGCGGCAATATTCCTAACCTGGCTTATGTGGGCTCGGGCCTGATCCAGAACCTGGACAAGATCGTATTCAACGGCCCTTACGTCGGCCAGGGCATGCCGGATTTCCCCGGCAAGCTGAGCGCAGAAGACGTCATCAAGATCCAGGCCTTTATCCAGGGTACGGCCGATGCGGTACGCCCCAAGAAACTGACCGACTGA
- a CDS encoding RNA-binding protein, with protein sequence MSRLLLSNIDPDTSDEEIQAFLEKYGFPPFDSLEHEDGDGTHPAVLLNFGSLDSAVLGKLQQRIDHMYWKKRQLSASILHDRFA encoded by the coding sequence ATGAGCCGCCTGCTGCTCAGCAATATCGACCCCGACACCTCGGACGAAGAGATCCAGGCGTTCCTGGAAAAATACGGATTTCCGCCGTTCGACAGTCTCGAGCACGAGGACGGCGACGGCACGCATCCGGCCGTGCTGTTGAACTTCGGCAGTCTCGATTCCGCAGTGCTGGGCAAGCTGCAGCAACGCATCGACCATATGTACTGGAAGAAGCGCCAGCTGAGCGCTTCCATCCTGCATGACCGTTTCGCGTAG
- a CDS encoding SOS response-associated peptidase family protein gives MCTNFAAVTGPVLREVFEAEPPPGTWKPEICAGEAAPIIRTDAGGRRESLLATFGLVPRSRHVHGARDFETMNVRAESVGDRRASCSAWHRTQFCLVPAMAIYEPCYVAGQGWMRYRIWLPDEPALGIAGLWRQWPDGSYSFAMFTVSAPGHAVMKLMHAPGKEKRSVVMIPHLQWGAWLACRDPELARSFMALYPAEKMMAVPDPLPPPSTEDSGTDGLGALSL, from the coding sequence GTGTGTACCAATTTCGCCGCAGTGACTGGCCCTGTGCTGCGCGAGGTGTTCGAGGCCGAGCCGCCGCCTGGCACATGGAAGCCGGAAATATGTGCGGGCGAGGCCGCGCCGATCATCCGTACGGATGCAGGCGGCCGGCGCGAATCTTTGCTGGCCACCTTTGGTCTCGTGCCACGCTCGCGCCACGTCCACGGCGCGCGGGATTTTGAAACCATGAACGTCCGCGCCGAGAGCGTCGGCGACCGGCGAGCGTCGTGCAGCGCGTGGCATCGCACCCAGTTTTGCCTGGTGCCTGCGATGGCCATTTACGAGCCGTGCTACGTCGCCGGCCAGGGCTGGATGCGGTACCGGATCTGGCTACCGGACGAGCCGGCCCTCGGCATTGCCGGACTGTGGAGGCAATGGCCGGATGGATCGTATTCCTTCGCCATGTTCACGGTGAGCGCACCGGGCCATGCGGTGATGAAGCTGATGCATGCGCCGGGCAAGGAAAAACGGTCGGTCGTGATGATTCCGCACCTGCAGTGGGGGGCATGGCTCGCATGCCGGGACCCTGAACTGGCGCGAAGCTTCATGGCGCTCTACCCGGCCGAGAAAATGATGGCTGTGCCAGACCCGCTCCCGCCCCCCTCCACCGAGGACTCCGGCACGGACGGCCTTGGTGCGCTGTCGCTGTAG
- a CDS encoding DUF4142 domain-containing protein, whose amino-acid sequence MPCDAREPGRPGRHATAALAAILLCLTSGLYAAPPAGDVEFMNKAAQAGQMEIDASKLAESKATSGAVKRFAGQMLQDHRAAAEDLKRLANAKGVQLPTTPAPADQKKLEAMGALQGATFDKQYADEVGVKAHNDAVALFRKAASDARDSDVRDFAKKTLPTLEHHLESARKMASEVSR is encoded by the coding sequence ATGCCATGCGATGCACGCGAGCCCGGCCGCCCTGGCCGCCATGCCACAGCCGCGCTTGCGGCGATATTGCTTTGCCTGACGAGCGGCCTGTACGCCGCGCCACCGGCTGGCGATGTGGAGTTCATGAACAAGGCGGCACAGGCAGGCCAGATGGAGATCGATGCCAGCAAGCTGGCCGAAAGCAAGGCCACCAGTGGCGCGGTCAAGCGTTTTGCCGGGCAGATGCTGCAGGACCACCGCGCCGCGGCGGAAGACCTCAAGCGGCTGGCTAACGCCAAGGGCGTGCAATTGCCGACCACCCCGGCTCCCGCAGATCAGAAGAAGCTGGAAGCAATGGGCGCACTCCAAGGCGCCACCTTCGACAAGCAGTACGCCGACGAGGTCGGCGTCAAGGCGCACAATGATGCGGTGGCGCTGTTCCGCAAGGCCGCAAGCGACGCGCGCGACAGCGATGTACGCGATTTCGCCAAGAAGACCTTGCCCACACTCGAGCACCATCTGGAATCGGCCAGGAAGATGGCGTCGGAGGTATCGCGATAG
- a CDS encoding glyoxal oxidase, with the protein MRQRMIFRKTVWASVLGFSLLAPPVHAASPVSFDNDACNNPSAEARLRQREAAVLGPAHAESHARARAKQCRVAAGLDRVATPDDQVLAAAKAQATNTAGQWSAPFVIPVVGITAVLLHTGKVLFWSYEPTEYHNPAASNTGVAYVWDPVTRTGHPITPPENIWCAGQTILSDGRVFLAGGNLRYPDPNAPEGQQNFQGALSSYTFNPLSETWTAQPNMSVGRWYPTLTKLADNRVVITSGLDETGSGNTTSVVELFTPAAGMDSVGTMSTVSFHDPSGMYPFQYLLGSGQMMQAGPAFYNTVLLTPGTWSWSGIPNMLSSHYEWANGVLYTDASVTPVKQVVMIAGGAEGDSAFRNNEWFDVGAPNAGWRQFPQWLQPRHNANTVILPDGTLFTVGGNAASTGYDNPHFDSELYNKPAGDPTGTWIQMSPNTIQAGYHSSAILLPDATVLLSQDDMNPLAAATHQAQVYSPPYLFKGARPSITSAPGTLSLGQTFTVGSSTPNVSSVALVAPGAVTHANDMHQRYVKLRYTKQGAKNLRVTLPASSSLVPPGYYMLFILDSQGVPSVAKFVRVS; encoded by the coding sequence ATGCGTCAACGCATGATTTTCCGGAAAACCGTGTGGGCGTCAGTGCTTGGCTTTTCCCTGCTGGCGCCGCCGGTTCACGCGGCTTCCCCCGTCAGCTTTGACAATGACGCCTGCAACAACCCTTCTGCGGAAGCCAGGCTGAGGCAGCGAGAAGCTGCCGTGCTCGGTCCTGCCCATGCCGAGTCGCATGCCAGGGCACGTGCCAAGCAATGTCGCGTGGCAGCCGGGCTGGACCGGGTTGCCACGCCGGATGATCAGGTGCTGGCAGCGGCCAAAGCCCAGGCCACCAATACAGCCGGCCAATGGAGCGCGCCGTTCGTCATCCCGGTCGTCGGCATCACTGCGGTATTGCTGCACACCGGCAAGGTGCTGTTCTGGTCGTACGAGCCGACCGAATACCATAATCCCGCGGCATCGAACACCGGTGTCGCCTATGTCTGGGATCCTGTGACACGCACGGGGCATCCCATTACCCCTCCCGAGAACATCTGGTGTGCCGGCCAGACGATATTGAGCGACGGCAGGGTTTTCCTCGCCGGTGGCAATCTGCGCTATCCGGACCCGAATGCGCCGGAGGGCCAGCAGAACTTCCAGGGCGCGCTGAGCAGCTATACGTTCAATCCGCTCAGCGAGACCTGGACCGCCCAACCGAATATGTCGGTCGGCCGCTGGTATCCGACGCTGACCAAGCTGGCAGACAACAGGGTGGTCATCACCAGTGGCCTCGATGAAACGGGATCCGGAAATACCACGTCGGTAGTCGAACTGTTCACCCCTGCCGCGGGCATGGACAGCGTTGGCACGATGAGCACGGTTTCGTTCCACGACCCGTCCGGCATGTACCCGTTCCAATACCTGCTTGGTTCAGGCCAGATGATGCAGGCGGGGCCGGCCTTCTACAATACCGTGCTGTTGACGCCTGGCACGTGGTCATGGAGCGGCATTCCGAACATGCTGAGCTCGCACTATGAGTGGGCCAACGGCGTTCTGTATACCGATGCCTCGGTTACGCCCGTCAAGCAGGTCGTGATGATCGCTGGCGGCGCCGAGGGCGACAGCGCCTTCCGCAACAACGAATGGTTCGATGTCGGCGCCCCCAACGCCGGGTGGCGACAGTTTCCGCAATGGCTGCAGCCACGCCATAACGCCAATACCGTGATCCTGCCCGATGGCACGCTGTTTACGGTGGGTGGAAATGCCGCCAGCACCGGTTATGACAACCCGCATTTTGACAGCGAGCTTTACAACAAGCCGGCCGGGGATCCGACCGGGACCTGGATTCAGATGAGTCCGAACACCATACAGGCGGGCTACCACTCCAGTGCCATTCTGCTGCCTGACGCCACCGTCTTGCTGTCCCAGGATGATATGAATCCCCTGGCCGCCGCCACGCACCAGGCACAGGTGTATTCGCCACCTTACCTGTTCAAGGGCGCACGCCCCAGTATCACCAGCGCACCCGGTACATTGAGCCTGGGACAGACCTTTACCGTTGGCTCCAGCACCCCCAATGTTTCCAGCGTTGCCCTGGTGGCACCAGGGGCTGTGACGCACGCCAACGACATGCACCAGCGCTATGTCAAATTGCGCTATACCAAGCAGGGCGCGAAGAACCTGCGCGTGACCCTGCCCGCCTCCAGTTCACTGGTGCCGCCCGGATACTACATGCTGTTCATCCTCGATTCGCAGGGAGTGCCGTCGGTCGCCAAGTTCGTCCGGGTTTCCTGA
- a CDS encoding ISNCY family transposase, with protein sequence MARPEVITVSMREIDRLKTVQAVMDGQLRPGVAAERLEITDRQLRRLLERYRLEGPAGLVSRKRGRPSNNRLSGEREAAALGLIREHYADFGPTLAAEKLREAHGLTLAKETVRRLMMVAGLWVPRKQRPLKVYQPRNRRACYGELIQIDGCDHRWFEERAPACTLLVYVDDATSRIMELRFTHSEATFTYFAATRAYLERHGKPVAFYSDKASVFRVNKQGATSGDGHTQFARALFELNIEGICANSSQAKGRVERTHLTLQDRLVKELRLRGISTMEAANGFMAEFIADYNARFAKVPRNNHNAHRPLRPDENLDLIFAWREPRCVSKSLTIQYDKMLYLLADTPEHRKLAGCYIDVYHYPDGRIEPRANGAALPYTTYDRLSEVDQGAIVDNKRLGHVLQLAQYVQEKRDNTRSLSVPGTEGVPRKRGRPPGKKSQRSLGQNDMLEALQRLQEQPWPLNGTEN encoded by the coding sequence ATGGCAAGACCAGAGGTCATTACAGTAAGCATGCGCGAGATTGACAGGCTCAAGACCGTCCAGGCGGTCATGGATGGTCAGTTGCGGCCCGGCGTGGCCGCCGAACGATTGGAGATCACTGACCGGCAGCTGCGGCGGTTACTGGAGCGCTACCGGCTGGAAGGCCCAGCCGGGCTGGTCTCGCGCAAGCGCGGCCGACCCAGCAACAACCGTCTGTCTGGCGAGCGCGAAGCCGCAGCGCTCGGCCTGATCCGGGAACACTATGCCGACTTCGGCCCGACCCTGGCGGCCGAGAAGCTGCGCGAAGCACACGGGCTCACTCTGGCGAAGGAAACGGTCCGGCGGCTGATGATGGTTGCCGGCCTGTGGGTACCGCGCAAACAGCGCCCGCTCAAGGTCTATCAGCCTCGTAATCGGCGCGCCTGCTATGGCGAACTGATTCAGATTGATGGCTGCGATCACCGCTGGTTTGAGGAACGCGCGCCTGCCTGCACGCTGCTCGTTTATGTCGACGACGCCACCAGCCGGATCATGGAGCTGCGCTTTACCCATTCGGAGGCCACGTTCACGTACTTCGCGGCGACCCGCGCCTACCTGGAGCGCCACGGCAAGCCGGTGGCGTTTTACAGTGACAAGGCCAGCGTTTTCCGGGTCAACAAGCAAGGAGCAACTAGCGGCGACGGCCATACGCAGTTTGCGCGGGCCTTGTTCGAACTGAACATCGAAGGCATCTGCGCCAACAGCAGCCAGGCAAAAGGCCGCGTGGAACGGACACACCTGACCTTGCAGGACCGGCTGGTCAAGGAGCTGCGCCTGCGTGGCATCAGCACCATGGAGGCGGCCAATGGCTTCATGGCGGAGTTCATCGCCGACTACAACGCGCGCTTTGCCAAGGTGCCGCGCAACAACCACAACGCCCATCGACCGCTGCGACCGGACGAGAATCTGGATCTGATCTTCGCGTGGCGCGAGCCACGCTGCGTGTCCAAGAGCCTGACGATCCAGTACGACAAGATGCTCTACCTGCTGGCGGACACGCCGGAGCATCGCAAGCTGGCTGGCTGCTACATCGACGTCTATCACTACCCAGATGGCAGGATCGAGCCGCGGGCTAATGGCGCCGCCCTGCCCTACACCACCTATGACCGGCTGTCGGAAGTGGACCAGGGCGCGATCGTGGACAACAAGCGCCTGGGACATGTGCTGCAGTTGGCGCAATACGTGCAGGAGAAGCGCGATAACACGCGTTCGCTCTCTGTGCCTGGCACGGAGGGGGTTCCGCGCAAGCGTGGACGGCCGCCCGGCAAGAAATCGCAGCGGTCGCTCGGCCAGAACGATATGTTGGAAGCGTTGCAAAGGCTGCAGGAGCAGCCGTGGCCGCTTAACGGAACGGAAAACTGA
- a CDS encoding glycosyltransferase family 4 protein, which translates to MSQPEPPEIAPPLPDLLIFSAPFHPSVGGMERFAEDLALGLTELGYRIELATRTPAGAGDAPAFPYPVTRVAGMAELARAMLRHPLVVFVGLTFYDVLLATVLLRRIVLTHHGPYSNYGETRRFTAGNVKRWMSRFYDNICVSRYLAGWLPGQPLVIHNGYCDDLFKSAAAPRQPGSFAFVGRLVTEKGVDLLLRSFARLRALRPEVRLTVIGDGPQYAVLVALAATLECAEAVTFAGAQPAAVVATMLAQHACLVVPSIGYEPFGIVALEGLAAGCEVIVTRRGGLPEAVDGFGWVTEPREDSLCETMLAVCAGESHRREPSLRLFLADHQRKTVVRRYAEAIAGFMRR; encoded by the coding sequence ATGAGCCAGCCCGAGCCCCCGGAGATCGCGCCGCCGCTGCCCGATCTCCTGATATTCAGCGCCCCGTTCCATCCCTCCGTGGGCGGGATGGAGCGCTTTGCCGAAGACCTGGCGCTGGGGCTGACCGAGCTGGGTTATCGGATCGAGCTGGCGACGCGCACGCCGGCGGGCGCTGGCGACGCGCCGGCGTTTCCCTATCCGGTCACGCGCGTGGCGGGCATGGCCGAACTGGCGCGCGCCATGCTGCGGCACCCGCTAGTCGTATTCGTCGGCCTGACCTTCTACGACGTATTGCTGGCCACCGTGCTCCTGCGCCGCATCGTGCTGACGCATCATGGCCCGTATAGCAACTATGGCGAGACGCGGCGTTTCACGGCGGGCAACGTCAAGCGCTGGATGTCGCGCTTCTACGACAACATCTGCGTCAGCCGGTACCTGGCCGGATGGCTGCCAGGCCAGCCGCTGGTGATTCATAACGGCTATTGCGACGACCTGTTCAAGTCCGCTGCCGCGCCCCGCCAGCCGGGCAGCTTCGCCTTCGTCGGAAGGCTGGTGACGGAGAAAGGGGTCGACCTGTTGCTGCGCAGCTTCGCCAGATTGCGCGCCCTGCGGCCCGAGGTGCGCCTGACGGTGATCGGCGACGGGCCGCAATACGCGGTACTGGTGGCTCTGGCGGCGACACTGGAGTGCGCCGAGGCCGTGACCTTTGCCGGCGCGCAACCGGCCGCGGTGGTGGCGACGATGCTGGCGCAGCATGCCTGCCTGGTGGTGCCGTCGATCGGCTATGAGCCTTTCGGCATCGTGGCCCTGGAGGGCCTGGCGGCGGGCTGCGAGGTCATCGTCACGCGTCGCGGCGGGCTGCCCGAGGCCGTCGACGGCTTCGGCTGGGTGACGGAGCCCCGCGAGGACTCGCTGTGCGAAACGATGCTGGCCGTCTGCGCGGGCGAGTCGCACCGTCGCGAGCCAAGCCTGCGACTGTTCCTGGCCGACCACCAGCGCAAGACCGTTGTGCGCCGCTACGCCGAAGCCATTGCCGGCTTCATGCGGCGTTAG